The following proteins are co-located in the Rhodococcus opacus B4 genome:
- a CDS encoding MspA family porin gives MSEIRKSGLRRGARVAGLGAAAAVVLGLMSTGAANADTFVPLPGGEKVVNAGSVTAKIARNAESALVSPSLAANGAGRVAWVSGDVFAELGGEIPEEGATLTTGYIVGCQADITGLEGGLGGSLSSGGLDLSGSLSVPIAPGEVKFAKVKSKTDLKPGVSAIQYRDTQIEVQGCGGYAQARAYTVLEIPGNHYVKSTLYGQPFSIG, from the coding sequence ATGAGCGAGATCCGTAAGTCAGGCCTGCGCCGTGGAGCCCGCGTTGCCGGCCTCGGTGCTGCCGCGGCTGTTGTCCTCGGCCTGATGTCCACCGGCGCCGCCAACGCCGACACGTTCGTGCCGCTGCCGGGTGGCGAAAAGGTCGTCAACGCGGGAAGCGTCACGGCCAAGATCGCCCGCAACGCCGAGAGTGCTCTGGTTTCGCCGTCGCTGGCCGCCAACGGTGCCGGCCGCGTTGCCTGGGTTTCGGGTGACGTGTTCGCCGAGCTCGGTGGCGAGATCCCGGAGGAAGGCGCAACGCTGACCACCGGTTACATCGTGGGTTGCCAGGCCGACATCACCGGTCTCGAGGGTGGCCTCGGTGGCAGCCTGTCGTCGGGTGGCCTGGATCTGTCGGGTTCGCTGAGCGTGCCGATCGCCCCGGGTGAGGTCAAGTTCGCGAAGGTCAAGTCGAAGACGGACCTGAAGCCGGGTGTGTCCGCGATTCAGTACCGCGACACGCAGATCGAGGTTCAGGGCTGCGGCGGTTACGCCCAGGCCCGTGCGTACACCGTCCTCGAGATCCCGGGCAACCACTACGTCAAGTCGACCCTCTACGGGCAGCCGTTCAGCATCGGCTGA
- a CDS encoding MspA family porin codes for MNSKTLRHGAKAAGVVAAATIAIGLFSTGAANADTFVPLQDGTITQTLLDGTVVTVRTTGNSANISPSMGSTPLHRNVWASGTIDVTLDGGTAKGGTIDAGYIVACQLNFGGEAGGEAGVGFAPRAEATDPDTGVVTPAGIDQSTSSSTSGGISIGPGEAKNVPILDIEYEDSYGAEAYKSSFKFTGKSGGFTYSDETFGVSGCAGYAQARSYVKVAVSTESVDGTVTLWGQPFSLG; via the coding sequence ATGAACAGCAAGACCCTGCGCCACGGCGCCAAGGCTGCCGGCGTGGTCGCCGCGGCCACTATTGCGATCGGCCTCTTCTCGACCGGTGCTGCCAACGCCGACACCTTCGTTCCGTTGCAGGACGGCACCATCACCCAGACGCTGCTCGACGGCACCGTGGTGACCGTGCGCACGACCGGCAACTCCGCGAACATCAGCCCGTCGATGGGTTCGACGCCACTGCATCGCAACGTGTGGGCGTCGGGCACGATCGACGTCACCCTCGACGGTGGCACCGCCAAGGGCGGCACCATCGATGCCGGCTACATCGTGGCGTGCCAGCTGAACTTCGGTGGCGAAGCGGGCGGCGAGGCGGGCGTTGGCTTCGCGCCCCGCGCCGAGGCGACCGACCCCGATACCGGCGTGGTCACACCGGCCGGCATCGACCAGTCGACCTCGTCGAGCACCTCCGGCGGCATCAGCATCGGACCCGGAGAGGCGAAGAACGTGCCGATCCTCGACATCGAGTACGAGGACAGCTACGGCGCCGAGGCGTACAAGAGCAGCTTCAAGTTCACCGGCAAGAGCGGTGGCTTCACCTACTCGGACGAGACGTTCGGTGTCTCGGGTTGCGCCGGCTACGCGCAGGCTCGCTCCTACGTCAAGGTTGCGGTCTCGACCGAGTCGGTCGACGGCACCGTCACCCTGTGGGGACAGCCCTTCAGCCTCGGCTGA
- the mscL gene encoding large conductance mechanosensitive channel protein MscL, whose translation MLKGFKDFLLRGNVLDLAVAVVVGAAFTAIVTSFTNNVINPLIAVAGGANDLGWGYQILADNPATFINIGAVITAVINFVIIAAVVYFILIVPANAAKKRFITEPADKKASEADLLIQIRDILEASLQTDGAAASSDGAHAMPAEKAAKLEQTRE comes from the coding sequence ATGCTCAAGGGATTCAAGGACTTCCTGCTCCGGGGGAACGTCCTCGACCTCGCCGTCGCGGTCGTAGTCGGAGCTGCGTTCACCGCCATCGTCACATCGTTCACCAACAACGTGATCAATCCGTTGATCGCCGTTGCGGGCGGCGCCAACGACCTGGGCTGGGGTTATCAGATCCTCGCCGACAACCCGGCCACCTTCATCAACATCGGTGCCGTCATCACTGCCGTGATCAACTTCGTGATCATCGCCGCGGTCGTGTACTTCATTCTCATCGTCCCGGCCAACGCCGCGAAGAAACGGTTCATCACCGAACCCGCAGACAAGAAGGCCAGCGAGGCCGACCTGCTGATCCAGATCCGCGACATCCTCGAGGCGAGCCTCCAAACCGACGGGGCGGCAGCGAGTTCCGATGGAGCGCACGCCATGCCCGCGGAGAAGGCGGCGAAGCTCGAGCAGACCCGCGAATAG
- a CDS encoding SAF domain-containing protein gives MSFDRAHRSLSPSWADRLSDLTHPGWARTVVARRILAAALVCLALALLARGDPGSARSAAVVAARDLQPGVVLTKADVELVELEAGSLPDGAVTAVADVDGRTLAGPTRAGETLTDVRVLGPRLAAAAAGMDDARIVPVRLADPAVTELLREGDRVDVLTVDPDTPSNPDRRPGATVLASRAVVVLVTPSENGRDQRERVVMLALPASDATTVAAASLTSAITVTFQ, from the coding sequence ATGTCGTTCGACCGCGCACACCGAAGCCTGAGCCCGTCCTGGGCCGACCGGCTGTCGGATCTCACCCATCCCGGCTGGGCTCGCACAGTCGTCGCCAGACGCATCCTGGCCGCCGCACTCGTCTGCCTCGCGCTGGCCCTCCTCGCCCGCGGGGACCCCGGCTCCGCCCGCTCCGCGGCCGTGGTGGCCGCGCGCGATCTGCAACCCGGAGTCGTCCTCACGAAGGCCGACGTGGAACTGGTCGAACTCGAGGCCGGGAGCCTGCCGGACGGGGCCGTCACCGCCGTGGCGGACGTCGACGGACGCACCCTCGCCGGACCGACCCGCGCCGGCGAAACCCTCACCGACGTCCGCGTACTGGGCCCGCGACTGGCCGCTGCCGCAGCAGGCATGGACGACGCACGCATCGTCCCCGTCCGGCTCGCCGACCCCGCTGTCACGGAACTCCTGCGTGAGGGCGATCGCGTCGACGTGCTCACGGTCGACCCCGACACACCATCGAATCCGGACCGGCGGCCCGGAGCCACCGTTCTCGCGTCCCGTGCCGTGGTCGTGCTCGTGACTCCGTCCGAGAACGGACGTGACCAGCGCGAACGGGTGGTGATGCTGGCGCTTCCGGCCTCCGACGCCACGACGGTGGCCGCAGCGTCCCTGACGAGCGCGATCACCGTGACCTTTCAGTGA
- a CDS encoding FmdB family zinc ribbon protein, with amino-acid sequence MPTYSYACTECDNRFDIVQSFSDNSLTVCPACSGKLRKLFNSVGIVFKGSGFYRTDSRGTSGAASEPAKTDSAPAAKSESSSTASSSSTSTATAAPAKAAAS; translated from the coding sequence GTGCCCACCTATTCATACGCGTGTACGGAATGCGACAACCGTTTCGACATCGTCCAGTCGTTCAGTGATAACTCCCTGACCGTCTGCCCCGCGTGCTCGGGCAAGCTTCGCAAGCTGTTCAACTCCGTCGGCATCGTCTTCAAGGGCAGCGGCTTCTACCGCACCGACAGCCGCGGCACGTCCGGCGCGGCCAGCGAGCCGGCCAAGACCGATTCCGCTCCCGCCGCCAAGTCGGAAAGTTCGTCGACGGCCTCGTCCAGCTCGACGAGCACCGCGACCGCCGCACCGGCCAAGGCTGCTGCCAGCTAG
- a CDS encoding 5-formyltetrahydrofolate cyclo-ligase, giving the protein MRARTKDEWRQLVLTGRRTRTPELRTAEDQAIVALVTQEVTAGSTVCAYVPTALEPGSVDFLDALRRVAGRVLVPVTRGPGPLYWSEFTGADSLAAASYGLREPTGPVQEPGEIRSADTIFVPALAVDRRGVRLGRGAGFYDRTLGLAATGARLITVVRDEELVSELPEDPHDVRMGWALTPGSGLVRLGDE; this is encoded by the coding sequence ATGCGCGCACGGACGAAAGACGAGTGGCGGCAGCTGGTGCTCACCGGGCGGCGGACGCGGACCCCCGAGCTCCGCACCGCCGAGGACCAGGCGATTGTCGCGCTCGTCACACAGGAAGTCACCGCTGGATCGACCGTCTGCGCCTACGTCCCCACCGCGCTCGAGCCCGGGTCGGTGGACTTCCTCGACGCCCTCCGACGGGTCGCCGGACGCGTCCTCGTGCCCGTCACCCGCGGTCCCGGCCCGCTCTACTGGTCCGAGTTCACGGGCGCGGACAGTCTCGCCGCCGCGAGTTACGGCCTGCGCGAGCCCACCGGACCGGTGCAGGAACCCGGCGAGATCCGTTCGGCCGACACTATTTTCGTCCCCGCCCTGGCCGTCGATCGACGGGGCGTGCGACTGGGCCGCGGCGCGGGCTTCTACGACCGGACGCTCGGACTCGCCGCGACCGGCGCGCGGTTGATCACCGTGGTCCGCGACGAGGAACTGGTGTCCGAGCTACCCGAGGACCCCCATGACGTCCGTATGGGGTGGGCGCTCACACCCGGCTCGGGACTGGTTCGCCTCGGCGACGAGTGA
- a CDS encoding UTP--glucose-1-phosphate uridylyltransferase, with the protein MTDAAPHTASAFRTAVVPAAGMGTRFLPATKTVPKELLPVVDTPGIELVAGEAADSGAGRLVIVTSPGKDGVVAHFVEDLVLESKLEASGKYHLLEKVRKAPGLLEVESVVQDQPLGLGHAVGCAESVLDEDEDAIAVLLPDDLVMPRGVLETMSRVRRKRGGTVLCAIDVPKDQVSAYGVFEVETVPDAVNPDVLKVTGMVEKPAIEDAPSTFAAAGRYLLDRAIFDALRRIEPGAGGELQLTDAIALLIKEGHPVHVVVHRGTRHDLGNPGGYLRAAVDFALDMEEYGPSLREWLIDRLKRTES; encoded by the coding sequence ATGACAGACGCCGCCCCGCACACCGCCAGCGCCTTTCGCACGGCTGTCGTGCCCGCAGCGGGAATGGGGACGCGATTCCTTCCCGCGACCAAGACCGTGCCGAAAGAGCTGCTCCCGGTCGTGGATACCCCCGGTATCGAACTCGTGGCCGGAGAAGCTGCCGATTCGGGTGCCGGCCGGCTCGTGATCGTCACGTCGCCCGGTAAGGACGGAGTGGTCGCCCACTTCGTCGAGGACCTCGTGCTCGAGAGCAAGCTCGAGGCCAGCGGCAAGTACCACCTGCTCGAAAAGGTGCGCAAGGCTCCCGGCCTGCTCGAGGTGGAGTCCGTCGTCCAGGACCAGCCCCTCGGCCTCGGCCACGCGGTCGGCTGCGCGGAGTCGGTCCTCGACGAAGACGAGGACGCCATCGCCGTGCTCCTCCCGGACGACCTGGTGATGCCGCGCGGCGTGCTCGAGACGATGTCCCGGGTCCGCCGCAAGCGCGGCGGGACCGTGCTCTGCGCCATCGACGTCCCCAAGGACCAGGTGAGCGCGTACGGCGTCTTCGAGGTCGAAACGGTGCCCGACGCCGTCAACCCGGACGTCCTCAAGGTCACCGGAATGGTCGAGAAGCCCGCCATCGAGGACGCCCCGTCGACGTTCGCGGCCGCCGGTCGCTACCTCCTCGACCGTGCCATCTTCGACGCGCTGCGGCGGATCGAACCCGGCGCCGGCGGCGAGCTCCAGCTCACCGACGCCATTGCCCTCCTCATCAAGGAAGGCCACCCCGTTCACGTCGTCGTGCACCGGGGCACGAGACACGATCTCGGAAATCCCGGCGGCTACCTCCGTGCTGCGGTTGACTTTGCGTTGGACATGGAAGAGTACGGCCCGTCGTTGCGAGAATGGCTGATCGACCGATTGAAGCGGACGGAATCCTAG
- the glp gene encoding molybdotransferase-like divisome protein Glp yields MRSVEEQQTIVTAAAVAPRPVRVAISEAQGLLCAEEVVTERPLPGFDQAAIDGYAVRSVDVQAAGTDIRDDEGAPVELSLPVVGEVTAGSRQPIRLQPRQAVKVDTGAPLPTLADAVLPLDRTDGGRARVKIYKPVRSGDYVRRAGDDVQPGDVAVRAGTIIGAAQVGLLAAVGRDKVLVHPRPRLSVISVGGELVDVDRTPGPGQVYDVNSYALAAAARDAGADVNRVGIANADARRLREVVEGQLIRSEIVVIAGAVGGGASEDVRDALADLGNLEVDRVAMHPGSVQGFGQLGRDEVPTFLLPSNPVSALVVFEVMVRPLIRIALGRRQPMRRVVTARTVAPITSIENRKGFLRGQLMRDEATGEYLVQALGGAPGASSHLLATLAEANCLVLIEPEITEVRTGDQVDVAFLAQRG; encoded by the coding sequence TTGCGGTCGGTCGAGGAGCAACAGACGATCGTGACCGCCGCCGCGGTGGCGCCGCGGCCGGTCCGTGTGGCGATCTCCGAAGCCCAGGGGCTGCTGTGTGCCGAGGAAGTGGTCACCGAGCGGCCGCTGCCCGGGTTCGACCAGGCTGCCATCGACGGTTACGCCGTCCGTAGCGTCGACGTGCAGGCCGCCGGAACAGACATCCGGGACGACGAGGGTGCACCCGTGGAACTGTCCCTTCCCGTGGTCGGCGAGGTGACGGCCGGTTCGCGGCAGCCGATCCGGTTGCAGCCCCGCCAGGCGGTCAAGGTCGACACGGGAGCTCCGCTCCCGACGCTCGCCGACGCCGTCCTCCCGCTCGACCGCACCGACGGCGGCCGCGCCCGCGTCAAGATCTACAAACCGGTCCGCTCCGGCGACTACGTGCGCCGCGCCGGCGACGACGTGCAGCCCGGCGACGTCGCCGTCCGGGCGGGCACCATCATCGGCGCCGCCCAGGTGGGGCTGCTGGCCGCGGTGGGGCGCGACAAGGTGCTCGTGCATCCCCGGCCCCGGCTTTCGGTCATCTCGGTCGGTGGCGAACTCGTCGACGTCGACCGGACCCCCGGACCCGGGCAGGTCTACGACGTCAACTCCTACGCGCTGGCCGCCGCCGCCCGCGACGCCGGCGCCGACGTCAACCGGGTCGGGATCGCCAACGCCGACGCGCGTCGTCTGCGCGAGGTGGTGGAGGGTCAGCTGATCCGGTCCGAGATCGTCGTCATCGCGGGTGCGGTCGGCGGCGGCGCCTCCGAGGACGTGCGGGACGCGCTCGCCGATCTCGGAAACCTCGAGGTCGACCGCGTCGCGATGCATCCGGGATCGGTCCAGGGTTTCGGCCAGCTCGGACGGGACGAGGTTCCGACGTTCCTGCTCCCGTCCAATCCGGTGAGCGCCCTGGTGGTGTTCGAGGTGATGGTGCGCCCGCTCATCCGCATCGCACTGGGTCGCAGGCAGCCGATGCGCCGCGTCGTCACGGCCCGCACCGTCGCACCCATCACGTCCATCGAGAACCGCAAGGGTTTTCTCCGCGGTCAGCTCATGCGCGACGAGGCCACGGGGGAGTACCTCGTCCAGGCTCTCGGCGGGGCGCCGGGCGCGTCCTCGCACCTGCTCGCCACGCTGGCCGAGGCCAACTGCCTCGTTCTCATCGAACCCGAGATCACCGAGGTGCGGACGGGTGACCAGGTGGACGTGGCGTTCCTGGCGCAGCGTGGCTGA
- a CDS encoding GNAT family N-acetyltransferase, with amino-acid sequence MTQHPGWPPHLGPLRVKGGVVTVRAIRLRDAAAWSRLRTRDRAHLEPWEPTGEAPWEARHHISGWPGLCSSLRSEARKGRMLPMAIELDGNFCGQITIGNVVRGALRSAWIGYWVASDVNGLGVATGALALGLDHAFGPVGLHRVEATVRPENLASQAVLRNVGFREEGLLARYLDVDGQWRDHILVGMTVEDVPGTVADSLVRSGKATWA; translated from the coding sequence ATGACACAGCATCCCGGTTGGCCGCCGCATCTCGGGCCCCTGCGGGTGAAGGGTGGGGTCGTCACTGTCCGCGCCATCAGGTTGCGTGACGCGGCGGCGTGGAGCCGTCTGCGCACCCGCGACCGCGCGCACCTCGAACCGTGGGAGCCAACGGGGGAGGCGCCCTGGGAAGCGCGCCACCATATTTCGGGATGGCCGGGACTGTGCAGCAGTCTGCGTTCGGAGGCGCGGAAGGGCCGGATGCTGCCGATGGCCATCGAACTCGACGGCAATTTCTGCGGCCAGATCACGATCGGAAACGTGGTGCGGGGTGCCCTGCGCTCCGCGTGGATCGGTTACTGGGTGGCCAGCGACGTCAACGGGCTCGGCGTGGCCACGGGCGCGCTCGCGCTGGGACTGGATCATGCCTTCGGCCCCGTGGGATTGCACCGCGTGGAGGCCACCGTGCGACCGGAGAACCTGGCGAGCCAGGCGGTGCTCCGCAACGTCGGCTTCCGTGAGGAAGGTCTGCTCGCGCGCTATCTCGACGTCGACGGGCAGTGGCGTGACCACATTCTGGTCGGCATGACCGTCGAGGACGTGCCCGGCACGGTGGCGGATTCGCTCGTGCGGAGTGGCAAAGCCACCTGGGCGTGA
- the glpR gene encoding divisome protein SepX/GlpR, producing the protein MPNSFLWIGLVLVWLFVLVPMLVNNRPRIRQTSDAALATRVLHRGDERPVQRGPAAGHRSDPYWQPEPDHYGYDAEDLVDTHAEEDDFDGERAPVGEYVPVRRGRGGFDPEADAIAREARYGFRQRSLLGLVFATIMSAALGLIISPLMWWAFAAGVAGLVAYMAYLRRQVQIEQEIRRRRTARLNRSRLGVESRSDEELRLIPARLRRPGAVVLEVDDGDPEFDHLEHFDDEPMQQATMRRAAGE; encoded by the coding sequence ATGCCGAACTCGTTTCTCTGGATCGGGCTCGTCCTCGTGTGGCTCTTCGTCCTGGTCCCGATGCTGGTGAACAACCGCCCCCGAATTCGGCAAACCAGTGACGCAGCACTCGCGACGCGCGTGTTGCACCGCGGCGACGAACGTCCCGTGCAGCGTGGACCCGCAGCAGGGCACCGCAGCGACCCGTACTGGCAACCGGAACCGGACCACTACGGCTACGACGCGGAGGACCTTGTGGACACTCACGCAGAAGAAGACGATTTCGACGGTGAACGGGCCCCGGTCGGCGAGTACGTGCCCGTGCGCCGGGGACGTGGCGGCTTCGATCCCGAGGCCGACGCGATCGCGCGCGAGGCTCGCTACGGATTTCGGCAGCGATCGCTTCTCGGGCTGGTGTTCGCGACCATCATGTCGGCGGCGCTCGGGCTGATCATCTCGCCCCTGATGTGGTGGGCGTTCGCGGCCGGTGTGGCCGGTCTCGTCGCCTACATGGCGTACCTGCGCCGGCAGGTCCAGATCGAGCAGGAGATCCGTCGTCGGCGGACGGCACGTCTCAACCGCTCGCGACTGGGCGTCGAGTCCCGCAGCGACGAGGAACTCCGGCTCATTCCCGCCCGGCTGCGTCGTCCGGGTGCCGTCGTCCTCGAGGTGGATGACGGGGACCCTGAATTCGATCATCTCGAGCACTTCGACGACGAGCCGATGCAGCAGGCGACGATGCGCCGGGCCGCTGGTGAGTAG